Proteins found in one Brachypodium distachyon strain Bd21 chromosome 5, Brachypodium_distachyon_v3.0, whole genome shotgun sequence genomic segment:
- the LOC100846667 gene encoding protein NRT1/ PTR FAMILY 4.3 produces MDVESSAAHEVSVDWRGRPCEPRRHGGMRAAVFVLGIQAFEIMAIAAVGNNLITYVFGEMHFPLSEAANVVTNFVGTIFLLSLVGGFLSDSYLGCFWTILTFGFVELSGFILLSVQAHLPQLKPAPCNMASMDGSCEQARGFKSSIFFVALYLVALGSGCLKPNMIAHGADQFAAGAGVDNAKRLSTYFNSAYFSFCLGELFALTALVWVQTHSGMDVGFGISAAAMAAGLACLVSGAAFYRNKPPQGSIFTPIARVFVAAFNKRKQICPASPANVGVCEPARLDGNFRHGNKFRFLDKACIRENAGQQQGQDGNTKPESPWRLCTVAEVQQAKTLLAVTPIFACTIVFNTVLAQLQTFSVQQGSAMDTALGGHGSFRVPPASLQAIPYAMLLFLVPCYELLLVPLMKRLTGTRSGITPLTRIGVGLCTVAFSMVAAATVERRRRDLALSPGGAQQKMSVLWIVPQFLVFGVSEMFTAVGLIEFFYKQAAASGAGIGMQSFLTALTYCSYAFGFYLSSVLVKLVNMVTAGHGGAGGWLGDNDLNKDRLDLFYWMLAVLSVLNFFCYLVCARWYNSGADGLDAASAQIAAEGDGKEIS; encoded by the exons ATGGACGTGGAGAGCTCCGCGGCGCACGAGGTCTCCGTGGACTGGCGGGGCCGCCCGTGCGAGCCGCGGCGGCACGGAGGCatgcgcgccgccgtcttcgtcctag GGATCCAGGCGTTCGAGATCATGGCGATCGCGGCGGTGGGGAACAACCTGATCACGTACGTGTTCGGGGAGATGCACTTCCCGCTGTCGGAGGCGGCCAACGTCGTCACCAACTTCGTGGGaaccatcttcctcctctcgctcgtcggcggctTCCTCTCCGACTCCTACCTCGGCTGCTTCTGGACCATCCTCACCTTCGGCTTTGTCGAGCTCTCG GGCTTCATACTGCTGTCAGTGCAAGCACACCTGCCGCAGCTGAAGCCGGCGCCGTGCAACATGGCGTCCATGGACGGCAGCTGCGAGCAGGCGAGGGGCTTCAAGTCCAGCATCTTCTTTGTCGCGCTCTACCTGgtggcgctcggcagcggctGCCTCAAGCCCAACATGATCGCGCACGGCGCCGACCAgttcgccgccggtgccggggTCGACAATGCCAAGAGGCTCTCCACCTACTTCAACTCGGCCTACTTCAGCTTCTGCCTCGGCGAGCTCTTCGCGCTCACGGCGCTGGTCTGGGTGCAGACGCACTCTGGCATGGACGTCGGCTTCGGCATCTCggctgccgccatggccgccgggcTCGCCTGCCTCGTGTCCGGCGCGGCCTTCTACCGGAACAAGCCTCCTCAGGGCAGCATCTTCACTCCTATTGCAAGG GTGTTTGTGGCTGCCTTCAACAAGAGGAAGCAAATCTGCCCTGCCAGTCCAGCCAACGTCGGAGTCTGTGAGCCGGCTCGCCTCGACGGCAACTTCCGCCACGGCAACAAATTCAG GTTCTTGGACAAGGCGTGCATCAGGGAAAACGCAGGGCAGCAGCAGGGTCAGGACGGCAACACGAAGCCGGAGAGCCCGTGGCGGCTGTGCACGGTGGCCGAAGTGCAGCAGGCCAAGACGCTCCTGGCCGTGACCCCGATCTTCGCCTGCACCATCGTGTTCAACACCGTTCTCGCCCAGCTGCAGACATTCTCCGTGCAGCAGGGAAGTGCCATGGACACCGCCCTCGGCGGCCACGGGTCCTTCCGCGTCCcgccggcgtcgctgcagGCCATCCCCTACGCCatgctcctcttcctcgtcccgTGCTACGAGCTCCTCCTGGTCCCGCTCATGAAGCGCCTCACGGGCACCCGGTCCGGCATCACCCCGCTCACCCGGATCGGTGTGGGCCTCTGCACCGTCGCCTTCTCCATGGTCGCCGCGGCCACCgtcgagcgccggcgccgcgacCTCGCGCTCTCGCCCGGGGGAGCGCAGCAGAAGATGTCCGTGCTGTGGATCGTGCCGCAGTTCCTGGTGTTCGGGGTGTCGGAGATGTTCACGGCCGTGGGGCTCATCGAGTTCTTCTACAAGCAGGCGGCCGCGTCCGGTGCCGGCATCGGCATGCAGTCCTTCCTCACGGCGCTCACATACTGCTCCTACGCCTTCGGCTTCTACctcagctccgtgctcgtcaAGCTCGTCAACATGGTCACGGCGGGCCACGGAGGCGCCGGCGGATGGCTCGGGGACAACGACCTGAATAAGGACAGGCTGGATCTCTTCTACTGGATGCTCGCTGTGCTCAGCGTGCTCAACTTCTTCTGCTACCTGGTATGCGCAAGGTGGTACAATTCGGGAGCGGACGGCCTTGATGCCGCCTCTGCTCAGATTGCTGCTGAAGGCGACGGCAAGGAGATCAGCTGA
- the LOC100820860 gene encoding CLPTM1-like membrane protein cnrB: MSQPAVAAVAAQPQGQAPAARGGLGQSLAGIVRMAVFWYFASKFFGPKRAPTEPGMLMSNLFQKGEPMDMWMYLSENDKFNDFSNEDALIWHEANIPYAVWGPTSTRTRSLTYHPSEALKHNGSLYAHVYFARSGYPVDPTDPEYEQKSAFGRTHPIVAFLRKSKAGTKKSLLGNSNESEEQPTPKENKDAEDKDEGPVEFIAYWKPNVTINLVDDFTRYPHNNIPPNVAPYLNVDPTTSSYYPTVFFNEFWLLRDKLIALNETVEDLTLNLEVGPISMTKWQLYLQIEQSFQVHRSYGSMLEGEADELKRVFLEGNPYLLGLTMIVSLFHSLFDFLAFKNDIQFWNKNKSMEGLSAKSVVLNFICQLVIFLYLLDNDTSWMILASSGIGVCIEFWKIGKAMHVEIDRSGRIPMLRFRDRESYAQNKTKEYDAIAMKYLTYVLLFLMVGFAIYSLKYDKHKSWYSWILSSLTSCVYMFGFIMMCPQLFINYKLQSVAHMPWRQMTYKFLNTIIDDLFAFVIKMPLLHRLSVFRDDIIFLIYLYQRWVYPVDKKRVNEFGFGGEDEPPTAQTLEGTDSAAAAAQQIEAETSTEDKKTK; this comes from the exons atgtcgcagccggcggttgccgccgtTGCGGCGCAGCCGCAGGGGCAGGCTCCGGCGGCGCGAGGTGGCCTGGGGCAGAGCCTCGCCGGCATCGTTCGGATGGCGGTCTTCTGGTACTTCGCGTCCAAGTTCTTCGGGCCGAAGCGCGCCCCCACGGAGCCGGGGATGCTCATGTCCAACCTCTTCCAGAAGGGAGAGCCGATG GATATGTGGATGTATTTGTCTGAGAACGATAAATTCAACGACTTCAGTAATGAAGATGCGCTCATCTGGCATGAGGCAAACATCCCATATGCAGTCTGGGGGCCCACCAGTACCAGAACACGCTCACTGACATACCATCCTTCGGAG GCTCTTAAACACAATGGCTCTCTGTATGCTCATGTTTACTTTGCCCGTTCGGGTTACCCTGTGGACCCTACTGATCCGGAATATGAGCAGAAGTCTGCCTTTGGAAGGACACATC CTATTGTGGCTTTCTTGCGGAAATCAAAAGCTGGTACTAAGAAGAGCTTGCTTGGAAATTCGAACGAGTCTGAGGAACAACCAACACCTAAG GAGAACAAAGATGCTGAAGACAAAGACGAGGGCCCAGTCGAATTTATTGCTTACTGGAAACCAAATGTGACAATAAACCTTGTGGATGACTTCACACG GTATCCACACAATAACATTCCTCCTAATGTTGCTCCAT ATTTGAATGTGGATCCAACTACAAGCAGCTACTATCCCACTGTATTCTTCAACGAATTTTGGCTACTGAGGGATAAATTGATAGCACTCAATGAGACTGTGGAGGACCTGACCTTAAACCTTGAAGTTGGTCCTATTAGTATGACCAAGTGGCAATTGTATCTACAGATTGAGCAGTCTTTCCAAGTTCATCGTAGCTATGGAAGTATGCTTGAAGGCGAAGCTGATGAACTCAAG AGGGTTTTCCTTGAAGGGAATCCATATCTTCTGGGACTGACCATGATTGTTTCTCTCTTCCATTCTCTGTTTGATTTCTTGGCTTTCAAGAATG ATATCCAGTTTTGGAATAAGAACAAGTCCATGGAAGGTCTATCAGCAAAATCCGTGGTTCTGAACTTCATATGTCAGCTGGTTATTTTTCTGTACCTGCTTGACAATGATACTTCATGGATGATCCTTGCTAGCTCTGGAATTGGTGTCTGCATTGAATTTTGGAAGATTGGAAAAGCGATGCATGTTGAG ATTGACAGAAGTGGAAGGATTCCCATGTTGAGGTTCCGGGATCGTGAATCATATGCACAGAATAAGACAAAGGAGTATGATGCAATTGCAATGAAGTACCTTACCTATGTCCTTCTCTTCCTTATGGTCGGTTTCGCTATCTATTCACTCAAATACGACAAACACAAGAGCTGGTACTCATGGATACTGTCTTCCCTCACAAGTTGTGTGTACATGTTTG GTTTTATCATGATGTGCCCACAACTATTCATCAACTACAAGCTGCAGTCCGTCGCTCATATGCCATGGAGACAAATGACCTACAAGTTCCTGAACACTATAATCGATGACCTTTTTGCATTTGTGATTAAAATGCCATTGTTGCATCGTCTCTCAGTCTTCAGAGATG ATATTATCTTTTTGATATACCTCTACCAGAGGTGGGTATACCCAGTTGACAAAAAGCGTGTCAATGAGTTTGGATTCGGAGGGGAAGACGAGCCACCAACCGCCCAGACATTGGAAGGAACTGattcagctgctgctgcagcccaACAGATTGAGGCTGAGACAAGCACGGAAGACAAGAAGACGAAGTGA